A single genomic interval of Mangifera indica cultivar Alphonso chromosome 5, CATAS_Mindica_2.1, whole genome shotgun sequence harbors:
- the LOC123217679 gene encoding uncharacterized protein LOC123217679 isoform X1, with protein sequence MREPEAGSPMSRESSRQLVGQTDSIRNDGLLPQLLTSVPALNEAASYLAQTTSLITGCFSDYSVERSSGDPEDSITHAQELVTLSSGQTGQSQEYLSNIHSSPSEPSTSAASPLPNPEGVTDSTHSIVQSNDTGPNGISLFKGLIERARRTVRGSADDIGWLQRDPEMPPVEDGTEKFLEILDNIRHGLHKLPSSMVCLLVPGLFSNHGPLYFVNTKMSLSKLGLACHIAKIHSEASVEKNAKEIKEYIEEIYWGSKKRVLLLGHSKGGVDAAAALSLYWPDLKDKVAGLALAQSPYGGSPIASDILREGQLGDYVYLRKLMEILICKVIKGDLQSLEDLTYERRKEFLKKHRLPRELPVVSFHTEAGITPAVLATLSHVAHAELPSLSTGEPAKVPVVMPLGAAMAACAQLLHVRYGEKSDGLVTCRDAEVPGSIVVRPKRKLDHAWMVYSSLNDDPCEADASQVCEALLTLLVEVGQKKRHELAMKDE encoded by the exons ATGAGGGAACCTGAAGCTGGAAGTCCTATGAGTAGAGAATCCAGCAGGCAATTGGTG GGACAGACAGATAGTATTAGAAATGATGGACTCCTTCCTCAACTTCTCACTTCTGTACCAGCTCTTAATGAAGCTGCTTCTTATCTTGCTCAAACGACATCATTGATAACTGGCTGTTTCTCTGATTATTCTG TGGAGCGTTCTTCAGGAGATCCTGAGGATTCAATTACACATGCCCAGGAACTGGTTACTTTATCCTCTGGACAAACTGGGCAATCTCAGGAGTATCTGAGTAATATTCATTCATCACCATCTGAGCCATCTACTTCTGCAGCTTCCCCTCTGCCTAATCCTGAAGGTGTAACAGATTCTACTCATTCGATTGTGCAATCAAATGATACTGGTCCGAATGGGATTTCCCTTTTTAAAGG GCTTATTGAACGGGCACGGAGAACTGTTCGTGGTTCTGCAGATGACATAGGATGGCTACAGCGTGATCCAGAGATGCCTCCAGTTGAAGATGGAACAGAAAAGTTTTTGGAAATTCTTGACAATATCAG GCATGGTCTGCACAAACTGCCAAGCTCAATGGTCTGCTTGTTAGTTCCAG GTCTTTTTAGCAATCATGGTCcactttattttgttaatacaaAAATGAGTTTGTCAAAGTTGGGTCTGGCCTGTCACATTGCTAAGATTCACAGCGAG GCATCAGTTGAGAAAAATgctaaagaaataaaagaatacaTTGAGGAAATCTATTGGGGTTCAAAGAAACGTGTTTTGCTTCTTGGACATAGCAAAGGCGGTGTAGATGCAGCAGCTGCATTGTCATTGTATTGGCCTGACTTGAAAGACAAGGTTGCTGGGCTGGCATTAGCTCAGAGCCCATATGGTGGGAGCCCTATAGCTTCAGATATTTTACGAGAAGGACAACTTGGTGATTATGTTTATTTACGGAAGCTCATGGAGATTCTGATCTGTAAAGTGATCAAG GGTGACTTGCAATCTTTAGAAGACTTGACTTATGAGAGGAGGAAGGAATTTTTGAAGAAACACCGACTGCCAAGAGAACTTCCTGTTGTCTCATTCCATACTGAAGCTGGCATTACTCCTGCAGTCCTTGCGACATTATCTCATGTTGCACATGCAGAGCTTCCCTCCCTATCAACAGGCGAACCTGCAAAAGTCCCAGTGGTGATGCCTCTCGGTGCAGCAATGGCAGCATGTGCCCAGCTTTTACATGTGAGATATGGTGAGAAGAGTGACGGACTTGTCACCTGTCGTGATGCGGAAGTACCTGGATCTATTGTAGTGCGGCCGAAACGTAAACTAGACCATGCTTGGATGGTTTATTCTTCATTGAATGATGATCCGTGTGAGGCAGATGCTTCCCAAGTTTGTGAGGCACTTTTGACTTTACTTGTGGAAGTTGGGCAGAAAAAGAGGCATGAACTTGCCATGAAAGATGAATGA
- the LOC123217318 gene encoding type III polyketide synthase A-like, giving the protein MSKNHNQGTTRHCSAPGRRIPTPGKATVLAIGKAFPSQLVPQECLVEGYIRDTRCDDVSIKEKLERLCKTTTVKTRYTVMSKEILDKYPELVTEGSPTISQRLDIANPAVVEMALEASLACIKEWGRPVEDITHIVYVSSSEIRLPGGDLYLASKLGLRSDVGRVMLYFLGCYGGVTGLRVAKDIVENNPGSRVLLTTSETTILGFRPPNKARPYDLVGAALFGDGAAAVIIGANPIMDIESPFMELNHAVQQFLPGTQNVINGRLSEEGINFKLGRDLPQKIEDNIEEFCKKLMGKAGLKDFNDLFWAVHPGGPAILNRLESTLKLNTEKLECSRKALMDYGNVSSNTIFYVMDYMREELKLKHKQVEEWGLGLAFGPGITFEGILLRSL; this is encoded by the exons ATGTCAAAAAATCACAATCAGGGCACTACTAGGCACTGCTCTGCGCCAGGCAGGCGGATTCCTACACCTGGGAAAGCTACTGTTCTTGCAATAGGAAAGGCCTTCCCTAGTCAGCTTGTTCCTCAGGAATGCTTGGTTGAGGGTTACATCCGGGACACTAGATGTGATGATGTCTCCATCAAGGAGAAACTAGAACGCTTGT GTAAAACCACAACCGTGAAGACAAGATACACTGTCATGTCTAAGGAGATCCTAGACAAATATCCTGAACTTGTGACTGAAGGCTCACCTACCATCAGCCAAAGACTTGATATAGCGAACCCAGCGGTTGTAGAGATGGCCTTGGAAGCAAGCCTTGCTTGCATAAAGGAATGGGGAAGGCCCGTAGAAGACATCACGCATATCGTCTACGTTTCATCAAGTGAAATTCGCCTTCCTGGCGGTGATCTTTATCTTGCTAGCAAGCTTGGCCTTAGAAGTGATGTTGGCCGCGTAATGCTGTATTTTCTTGGCTGTTATGGTGGTGTCACTGGCCTCCGTGTTGCCAAAGATATAGTAGAAAACAATCCGGGAAGCCGTGTTTTGTTAACTACTTCTGAAACTACCATACTTGGTTTTCGTCCACCAAACAAGGCTCGCCCTTATGATCTTGTTGGGGCTGCTCTCTTTGGTGATGGAGCTGCAGCTGTCATCATCGGAGCCAACCCGATAATGGATATAGAGTCTCCTTTCATGGAGTTAAACCACGCAGTTCAACAATTCTTGCCTGGAACACAAAATGTTATCAATGGGCGTCTTTCTGAAGAGGGGATAAACTTTAAGCTCGGCAGGGACCTACCCCAGAAGATTGAAGATAATATAGAAGAGTTCTGCAAGAAGCTGATGGGAAAAGCTGGTTTAAAGGATTTCAATGATCTGTTTTGGGCAGTCCATCCTGGTGGACCAGCAATTCTGAACCGCCTGGAAAGTACATTGAAATTAAACACTGAAAAGTTGGAGTGTAGCAGGAAGGCTTTAATGGATTATGGAAATGTGAGTAGCAACACCATCTTTTATGTGATGGATTATATGAGGGAGGAGTTGAAGTTGAAGCATAAACAAGTGGAAGAATGGGGACTTGGCTTAGCATTCGGGCCTGGCATTACATTCGAAGGCATTCTTCTTCGTAGCCTGTAA
- the LOC123217679 gene encoding uncharacterized protein LOC123217679 isoform X2 yields MREPEAGSPMSRESSRQLVTDSIRNDGLLPQLLTSVPALNEAASYLAQTTSLITGCFSDYSVERSSGDPEDSITHAQELVTLSSGQTGQSQEYLSNIHSSPSEPSTSAASPLPNPEGVTDSTHSIVQSNDTGPNGISLFKGLIERARRTVRGSADDIGWLQRDPEMPPVEDGTEKFLEILDNIRHGLHKLPSSMVCLLVPGLFSNHGPLYFVNTKMSLSKLGLACHIAKIHSEASVEKNAKEIKEYIEEIYWGSKKRVLLLGHSKGGVDAAAALSLYWPDLKDKVAGLALAQSPYGGSPIASDILREGQLGDYVYLRKLMEILICKVIKGDLQSLEDLTYERRKEFLKKHRLPRELPVVSFHTEAGITPAVLATLSHVAHAELPSLSTGEPAKVPVVMPLGAAMAACAQLLHVRYGEKSDGLVTCRDAEVPGSIVVRPKRKLDHAWMVYSSLNDDPCEADASQVCEALLTLLVEVGQKKRHELAMKDE; encoded by the exons ATGAGGGAACCTGAAGCTGGAAGTCCTATGAGTAGAGAATCCAGCAGGCAATTGGTG ACAGATAGTATTAGAAATGATGGACTCCTTCCTCAACTTCTCACTTCTGTACCAGCTCTTAATGAAGCTGCTTCTTATCTTGCTCAAACGACATCATTGATAACTGGCTGTTTCTCTGATTATTCTG TGGAGCGTTCTTCAGGAGATCCTGAGGATTCAATTACACATGCCCAGGAACTGGTTACTTTATCCTCTGGACAAACTGGGCAATCTCAGGAGTATCTGAGTAATATTCATTCATCACCATCTGAGCCATCTACTTCTGCAGCTTCCCCTCTGCCTAATCCTGAAGGTGTAACAGATTCTACTCATTCGATTGTGCAATCAAATGATACTGGTCCGAATGGGATTTCCCTTTTTAAAGG GCTTATTGAACGGGCACGGAGAACTGTTCGTGGTTCTGCAGATGACATAGGATGGCTACAGCGTGATCCAGAGATGCCTCCAGTTGAAGATGGAACAGAAAAGTTTTTGGAAATTCTTGACAATATCAG GCATGGTCTGCACAAACTGCCAAGCTCAATGGTCTGCTTGTTAGTTCCAG GTCTTTTTAGCAATCATGGTCcactttattttgttaatacaaAAATGAGTTTGTCAAAGTTGGGTCTGGCCTGTCACATTGCTAAGATTCACAGCGAG GCATCAGTTGAGAAAAATgctaaagaaataaaagaatacaTTGAGGAAATCTATTGGGGTTCAAAGAAACGTGTTTTGCTTCTTGGACATAGCAAAGGCGGTGTAGATGCAGCAGCTGCATTGTCATTGTATTGGCCTGACTTGAAAGACAAGGTTGCTGGGCTGGCATTAGCTCAGAGCCCATATGGTGGGAGCCCTATAGCTTCAGATATTTTACGAGAAGGACAACTTGGTGATTATGTTTATTTACGGAAGCTCATGGAGATTCTGATCTGTAAAGTGATCAAG GGTGACTTGCAATCTTTAGAAGACTTGACTTATGAGAGGAGGAAGGAATTTTTGAAGAAACACCGACTGCCAAGAGAACTTCCTGTTGTCTCATTCCATACTGAAGCTGGCATTACTCCTGCAGTCCTTGCGACATTATCTCATGTTGCACATGCAGAGCTTCCCTCCCTATCAACAGGCGAACCTGCAAAAGTCCCAGTGGTGATGCCTCTCGGTGCAGCAATGGCAGCATGTGCCCAGCTTTTACATGTGAGATATGGTGAGAAGAGTGACGGACTTGTCACCTGTCGTGATGCGGAAGTACCTGGATCTATTGTAGTGCGGCCGAAACGTAAACTAGACCATGCTTGGATGGTTTATTCTTCATTGAATGATGATCCGTGTGAGGCAGATGCTTCCCAAGTTTGTGAGGCACTTTTGACTTTACTTGTGGAAGTTGGGCAGAAAAAGAGGCATGAACTTGCCATGAAAGATGAATGA